The DNA segment TAAAATACTGACTATAACCAGGGCCAAAAGCAAGCTGGGAAAAGCAAGCATTATTTCGATAAGACCACTTATTATTCTATCAATTATCCCCCCAAAATAGCCTGCCAATAAACCCAGGATTAGACCTAAAGTCAATCCAATTGCTACTGAAAAAAATCCAATCTGCATAGTAATAGCTGTTCCATGTAATATTCTACTTAATATATCTCTCCCTAAATTATCTGTTCCCAGTTTATATTCAGAAGAGGGAGGATGAAAACGATCGATCATATTCTGTTCTCTATAATCATAAGGAGCAATTTGTGGTCCAATAAAAGAAATAATCAAAGCAATAACTACAATAAAAAGTCCTAAAGTAGCTGATTTATGTCCTAATATTTCCTTGAAAATATTTTTATCACCCATTGTGAATTTTCCCCCTTCCTTTAATCATATTTTATCCTCGGATCCAACATAGAATAAATAATATCAACAATCAGATTAACTATAACAAAGATTATAGCCATTAACATCACAATCGCCTGTACTAATTTATAATCTCTGGCCAAAATTGCAGTTACCCCAAGACTACCTATCCCCGGTAGAGAAAATACTGTTTCTGTAATCATGGCTCCACCTAATAATATACCTAAACTAAGTCCAATAACAGTTACTACTGAAATCAAGGCATTTCTTAGAGCATGTTTAAAAAATACTACTCTTTCTTTTAAACCTTTACTTCTTGCTGTTCTTATATAATCCTGGCCTAATACTTCTAACATATTTGATCTCGTTAATCTGGCCAGTGTACCAGTATAAGCTGTACCTAAAGAAATAGCAGGCAATATTAAATGTTTAAAACCTTCCCAGGTCCAAAAAGGGCCTGCATAACCTGAAGCTGGAAACCAGCCCAATACAAAGGAAAACAATAGTATTAACATTAATCCTCGCCAGAAGCTGGGCATAGAAAGACCAAACAGGGCACCGATCATGGTAATATTATCAATTATTGTCCCTCGAAAAGCTGAGGAAATAACACCTAAAAACAATCCAAAAGTAGTAGCTATTATTAAAGATAAAAAGGCAAGCTGAAAAGTACAGGGAATTCTACTGGCAAGTTCTACTGAAATTGGCCGTTTTGTCCTGATCGATTTACCAAAATCCCCTACTATAGCACCTTTGGCAAAATTAACAAATTGAATATGAAGTGGATCATTTAAACCAAGCAGTTCTCTGGTTTGTTCTACCTGAGCATCTGTAGCTTTAACTCCAGCAGCAATCCGGGCTGGATCTCCAGGAACTAAATGTATCATCAAAAACACAAGAATACTAACTCCAATTATTACCGGTATGGAAAATAATAATTTTCTTAATATATATTGTAGCAAGTCATCCCCTCCTTTACTTAGCTATAAAATGGAAAAGTACCGGGGATATTAATCCCCGGTTTTAAATAAATTATACTCTTCTAATTTGTTAATTCACTAAATTATCATTGTAAAAAATTTTACTATTCAATATAGGCATCTGTATAATCACTGACATATGGTGAATATACATATCCCTTAACTTCTTTTCTGACTCCTTCTAAAAGAGGATTACTTAAAATAGGTATCATTGGCAAGTCTTCTTCTAAAATATCATATACTTTTCTATAAACTTCCTTTCTATCTTCTCTATCAGCTAATTTAGCTGCTTTATCTAACATGTCATCAACTTCCTGATTTGAATAACCTGTGAAATTACCTCTGGCATCTGTTTTTACCAATACATCTAAGAATAAACTCGGTTCACCAGTATTTTGGGACCAACCCATACTACTTAAAGTATATTTTCTATTTGTAAATTTGTCGAGATAACTTCCCCACTCAAGTTGCTGAAGTTCTGCTTTAATCCCAAGCTGTCTTAATCTTTCCTGAACATATTGAGCTATAGTTGACCACTGTCTTTCAGAAGTTGTACTTAAATATTCAATCTCAACTCTTTCTCCATCTTTATATAATTCTTCTCCCTGATAACTATAACCAGCATCTTTTAATATTTCCCTGGCTTTTTCCATATCAAATCCTATAGGATCAGGATTATCTGGATAAGCCCAGCTGGCCTTAGGTACATAACCTTCAGTTCTAATTGCATAATCGCCATGTAAAACTTCCGCCAATTCCTGTTTATCAATACTATAGGCAATTGCTTTTCTTAAAGGTAAATTATCTTCAAAAATTGAATCATTGACCATATTGAACCAGATGTAAAGCACATAAAATTCACTTTCTCCAGTATGCATTACTATATTACTATCATTTTTTAATCTATCCACATTATTATGAGAGATAGATTTTACAACATGGACTCCACCAGTTTGTAATTCTATAAGTCTTGTCATTGGTTCAGGTATAGGTTTAAAAACAAGACCTTCAGGTTTTACTTCTTTACGATGATAATCTTCATTTCTGGATAATCTAACACCACTACCTGGCTGCCATTCTTCAAACTTAAAAGGACCTGTTCCTACAGGATCGGAAGCATAAGCATCTGCTCCTACCTTTTCAAAATGGGCCTTACTTGGAATAAGTCCTCCTGGTGAAAATAGGATTGTATCAATAAATGGGCCATAGCTTCTTTTTAATACAAATTGAACGGTATAATCATCAGGAACATTTATTTCATCAATAATAGAAAACTGTTCAACATAATTTGAAGCAGATTCCGGGTTCATTAATCTTTCAAAATGCCATTTCACAACATTAGCATCAAATTTTGAACCATCAGTAAAGTTTACATCTTCTTTTAGATGAAATGTCCAGACTTTTGAATCTTCACTTACCTCCCAATCATGAGCCAGATTACCTTTGATATTACCTTCTGCATCTCTAATTAGTAATCTGTCATGAATCTGCGAGGAAACTCTTTCTGAAGGAAGATCACTAATATAAGCCGGGTCAAGTTGTTTTATATCCATTCCAATTCCAACATTTATTACCCCACCTTCAGCAAATCCAACTGCAGAAAAAGCAAATACAAGAAAACTCATTAATAAAAATAGTGACAATGTTTTTTTCATTTCTCTTACTCCTCCTTCTCTCTACTTTTTACAGCTTATTAGCTGTAATTACTTATATGAAAATATAAAGGCCTTTAACAGATTACCTTTATATTTATCAACATTTTAATACTTTGAAAACCAATCAAGTGTTTTCTGAAATCGGTGAATAATATGAGATGGTTTATTAAGTAAATGCATTTCATCTTTATAGCGTATAAAAGTAGTATTTTTATTACATCTTTTTAGAGCAGTAAATAATTCTTCTGACTGACTAACAGGACAGCGTAGATCATCTTCTCCATGCAAGATTAGTAAAGGATCATTTATTTTATGGACATAATTTATAGGTGAACGTGAAATTAGTTTTTCTTTAGAATGACAGGATGAACCACCAGTTTCAAATTCTCCAAAAGAATAACCAATATCACTGGTTCCATAAAATGAATAAAGATTGGTAACACTACCACCGGCAGCACCTGCTCTAAACCTGCTGGAATGAGCCAATAAAAGACAGGTTAAATATCCTCCATAGCTCCAACCCATTATATATATCTTATCCCGGTCTGCCCACCCTTTTTTGAGAATATAATCTATTCCCTTTAGTACATCCTGATAATCATTATGTCCCCAATCTTTGACAACTGCTGAGGTAAATTTCTGACCATAGGATTGACTACCACGCGGATTGGCATAAAAAACTGCATAACCTTTAGCAGCCATAATTTGGGCCTGGAGCATAAAAGTACCACCATAGGCAAGATGAGGACCACCATGAACAATAACAACCAGTGGTTTATCATTACTTTTGCTTTCATCTTTATTTAAAATCCAGCCATCTATCCCCCAATTTTGAGCCCCATTATATCTGAATTTTTCTGCTTCATATAACTTAGTTGATCCGATTAAATTATTATTAAGAATTGTTAACTGCTTATTATATATTTCGACATCATTTTCTCTTTTCCTTTTATACATATGCTCAAAATCATCAAAATAAAAAAGTTCATCAGGTTTATTAACTGTAGAAATAACAGCCAGACATTTATTTTTATTTAAGGAAAAAGCTCTTATATTACTTTTTTCATTCCCTAAAACCTTATTTATTTTAATGCTTTTATCCAAACCAGTCAGATCATTTTCTAATATTTTCTTTTTTAAATTAGAAGTCAAATTAAGTTTATATATATAACTACTTCCCTGATCTGCTGCAAGAAAGAATATTTTTTTAGCATCTGCTGACCATTTAAAAGGATGATTATCAAGACAACAATAATTCAGATCAGAATCTACGGATGTACCTACCGGTCTTTCCAGCCTTTCAGTTAAATTAACTATTCTATTTCCTTTAATAGGAAATTCACATTCACACTTAAAAGGTACTAACCAAAGATTATTGGTAGTCGCCCTTCCATATCTATTTTGATGACCGATATATACTAAAAAATCACCATCTTTTGACCAGTCAAGATAGCGAACAGGTCCTCTCCCCTTTAAAATAATTTGAAATTTATCTTTTTTGTAGTCATAATAACAGAGATCATGTTTATAAACTCCTTTTTCTAAATAATCTTCTCTCATTACAGAACAGGCAATTTTATCTCCAGTTGGTGAAAAAACAGGATGGTAGTGATTAAAATTATTGGCAGTAATTTGAGTAATTTTTTGATCAAGTTCTGGATCCTTGACTTCAGCAGTAAATATTTGACTGTATTTTCCCCGGAAAAATCCATAACCATCATATTTATGATATAATTTTTCTACAATTGTTATATCATCTCTTTTTTCTTCTTTAGCTTCATATTCCTGATAGGCAGAAAAAACCACTTTATCTCCAGCTGGAGACCAGACTGGAGGAGAATTGACTTCAAGTTCACCACTTATTTTCCAGGGCTCAGCACCTTTTAAATCAATTATCCAGATAGCTGAATTACCGCTTCTTTCAGAAATAAAAGCAAGTTTATTTCCTTCAGGAGAAAAACGAGGATAGCGATCACAACAGCCAGTAGTTACTGTTCTCAATTTTCCAGTATCCAGATCAATCATTTTTATATTAGTTATACTTCTATCCTTCTCTTTATCCCATTTCTGGACCACAAAAGCTGCTATTTCTCCATCTGGAGAAATTTGAGGCTCATTAGCTAAATTTAATTTATATATATCCTCAGCTTTAAAATCCCTCATTTTATTTTTTGACATTAGATCACTCCTCTTCTTCTCAAGTTTTTTGAATTCTAAATATCAAAAATTTCTCCCAGAATATCTGCAACTCCATTTTCATCGTGATGTCCAGCTATTAAATTAGCCTTTTCTTTGACAGGTTGAGGAGCATTATCAACTGCAATTCCTAGATCAGCCCATTCGATCATAGTCAGATCATTAAAACCATTACCTACAGCTATTACTTTTTTTTGAGGAATATTAAGAGATTTAGCCAGTTTTTCTAAAGCTTCTCCTTTAGATACATCTTTAGCAGTAAATTCAATAAAATATTCTTTTGATTCAGTTATTTCCAGTTTATGACCATAATTTTCTTTAAAATAATCTAAATAATGATACTTTTTTTCCTGGTCTTTTTCTATTAATAAAATTTTGGTAGCTTCACCTTTGTAATTTTCACTTAATTTACCAATAGTTCTCCCTTTAACACCGGCAATTTCTTCATAAATTTCTACACCTTTATTTCTCTCTTTTACATAAAAATCATCACCATAATATAAATTAATATGTAATCCTTCCTGTTCTGCTTCTTTAATAATTGCCTGAACTAAATCAGTTGAAATAGCATGATGAAAAATAACTTTATGACTTTTAGGATCACAAACATAAGCCCCATTATAGGAGATGACTGGAAGATCAATTTCTAATTCTTCTGCATAAGGAAGGGCAGATACAAACATCCTCCCGGTTGCTATTGTTATCTTTTTCCCTTTTTCTTTAAGGGATTTTAGAGCAGATACGGTTTTAGAACTTAATTTATGTTCTTTATTTAAAAGAGTGTCATCTAAATCAAATACAATTAATTCATGTTTCATATTTATCAACCTCACTAAAAATAGAGAGGGGTCTCCCCCCTCCCCTTAATTAAAAGTTTTAATTAACCCCATAATTTTTTGTTTTATTGTTAATTATTTTGAAAAAATTTCTACACTTCCATTTTCACTAAATTCATCAGAAAAAGCATGTACTTCTTTTTTAAGTTCAGCTAATTTTTCATCATTCTCAGCATGTTTTAGAGCTTCAAAAATAAATTCAGCAATTTTTTTCATTTCTTTTTCTTTCATTCCTCTTGTTGTTACTGCAGGTGTACCAATTCTTATTCCGCTTGTCACAAAAGGACTACGAGTTTCATAAGGAATGGTATTTTTATTTAAAGTAATACCTACTTTATCGAGGGCAGTTTCTGCATCTTTGCCTGTGATATCCATATTATTAAGATCAACTAACATTAAATGATTATCAGTTCCACCAGAAACCAATCTCATGCCATAACTCTTAAGTTCAGTAGCAAGTTTTTCAGCATTTTTAATAATCTGGTGTTGATATTCATTAAATTCATCGGTTAAAGCCTCTTTGAAAGCAACTGCTTTAGCTGCAATAATATGCATTAAAGGCCCACCCTGAATTCCAGGGAAAATAGCTTTATCAATTTTTTTGGCATGTTCTTCTTTACAGAGAATCATTCCACCTCTTGTCCCTCTTAAAGTTTTATGAGTAGTAGTAGTTACAAAATCAGCATGAGGAACAGGGTTAGGATGTAAGTCAGCAGCTACTAATCCAGCAATATGAGCCATATCTACCATTAGATAAGCTCCAACTTCATCAGCTATTTCTTTAAATCGCATAAAGTTAATTACTCTTGGATAAGCACTTGCCCCAGCAATAATTAGTTTTGGTTCATGTTCTTTAGCAAGTTTTTCTACCTGATCATAATCAATAATTTCTCTATCTTTAGTTACTCCATAATGAACAACATCATAATAGCTTCCAGACATATTTACCGGACTACCATGAGTAAGGTGTCCACCATGAGTAAGGTCCATAGCTAAAATCTTATCTCCTGGATCTAAAACAGAAAAATATACTGCCTGGTTTGCCTGTGAACCAGAATGAGGTTGAACATTAGCATGTTCAGCATTATATAATTCTTTAGCTCTCTCTCGGGCTAAATCTTCAACCTTATCAACTACCTCACAACCACCATAATATCTTTTATGAGGATATCCTTCAGCATATTTGTTTGTTAAAACAGAACCAGCAGCTTCCATAACTCCCTTGCTCACAAAGTTTTCAGAAGCAATTAGTTCTATATTACGCTGTTGTCTTTCATTTTCCTCATTAATCAAATTAGAAATTTCAGGATCAATTTTGTCAAGATAACTCACAGAAAATCAGCTCCTTTTTATAAACATTATTTAAGATTTTTCTTCTAT comes from the Halanaerobiales bacterium genome and includes:
- a CDS encoding ABC transporter permease, with translation MLQYILRKLLFSIPVIIGVSILVFLMIHLVPGDPARIAAGVKATDAQVEQTRELLGLNDPLHIQFVNFAKGAIVGDFGKSIRTKRPISVELASRIPCTFQLAFLSLIIATTFGLFLGVISSAFRGTIIDNITMIGALFGLSMPSFWRGLMLILLFSFVLGWFPASGYAGPFWTWEGFKHLILPAISLGTAYTGTLARLTRSNMLEVLGQDYIRTARSKGLKERVVFFKHALRNALISVVTVIGLSLGILLGGAMITETVFSLPGIGSLGVTAILARDYKLVQAIVMLMAIIFVIVNLIVDIIYSMLDPRIKYD
- a CDS encoding ABC transporter substrate-binding protein, with protein sequence MKKTLSLFLLMSFLVFAFSAVGFAEGGVINVGIGMDIKQLDPAYISDLPSERVSSQIHDRLLIRDAEGNIKGNLAHDWEVSEDSKVWTFHLKEDVNFTDGSKFDANVVKWHFERLMNPESASNYVEQFSIIDEINVPDDYTVQFVLKRSYGPFIDTILFSPGGLIPSKAHFEKVGADAYASDPVGTGPFKFEEWQPGSGVRLSRNEDYHRKEVKPEGLVFKPIPEPMTRLIELQTGGVHVVKSISHNNVDRLKNDSNIVMHTGESEFYVLYIWFNMVNDSIFEDNLPLRKAIAYSIDKQELAEVLHGDYAIRTEGYVPKASWAYPDNPDPIGFDMEKAREILKDAGYSYQGEELYKDGERVEIEYLSTTSERQWSTIAQYVQERLRQLGIKAELQQLEWGSYLDKFTNRKYTLSSMGWSQNTGEPSLFLDVLVKTDARGNFTGYSNQEVDDMLDKAAKLADREDRKEVYRKVYDILEEDLPMIPILSNPLLEGVRKEVKGYVYSPYVSDYTDAYIE
- a CDS encoding S9 family peptidase — its product is MSKNKMRDFKAEDIYKLNLANEPQISPDGEIAAFVVQKWDKEKDRSITNIKMIDLDTGKLRTVTTGCCDRYPRFSPEGNKLAFISERSGNSAIWIIDLKGAEPWKISGELEVNSPPVWSPAGDKVVFSAYQEYEAKEEKRDDITIVEKLYHKYDGYGFFRGKYSQIFTAEVKDPELDQKITQITANNFNHYHPVFSPTGDKIACSVMREDYLEKGVYKHDLCYYDYKKDKFQIILKGRGPVRYLDWSKDGDFLVYIGHQNRYGRATTNNLWLVPFKCECEFPIKGNRIVNLTERLERPVGTSVDSDLNYCCLDNHPFKWSADAKKIFFLAADQGSSYIYKLNLTSNLKKKILENDLTGLDKSIKINKVLGNEKSNIRAFSLNKNKCLAVISTVNKPDELFYFDDFEHMYKRKRENDVEIYNKQLTILNNNLIGSTKLYEAEKFRYNGAQNWGIDGWILNKDESKSNDKPLVVIVHGGPHLAYGGTFMLQAQIMAAKGYAVFYANPRGSQSYGQKFTSAVVKDWGHNDYQDVLKGIDYILKKGWADRDKIYIMGWSYGGYLTCLLLAHSSRFRAGAAGGSVTNLYSFYGTSDIGYSFGEFETGGSSCHSKEKLISRSPINYVHKINDPLLILHGEDDLRCPVSQSEELFTALKRCNKNTTFIRYKDEMHLLNKPSHIIHRFQKTLDWFSKY
- a CDS encoding Cof-type HAD-IIB family hydrolase codes for the protein MKHELIVFDLDDTLLNKEHKLSSKTVSALKSLKEKGKKITIATGRMFVSALPYAEELEIDLPVISYNGAYVCDPKSHKVIFHHAISTDLVQAIIKEAEQEGLHINLYYGDDFYVKERNKGVEIYEEIAGVKGRTIGKLSENYKGEATKILLIEKDQEKKYHYLDYFKENYGHKLEITESKEYFIEFTAKDVSKGEALEKLAKSLNIPQKKVIAVGNGFNDLTMIEWADLGIAVDNAPQPVKEKANLIAGHHDENGVADILGEIFDI
- the glyA gene encoding serine hydroxymethyltransferase; translation: MSYLDKIDPEISNLINEENERQQRNIELIASENFVSKGVMEAAGSVLTNKYAEGYPHKRYYGGCEVVDKVEDLARERAKELYNAEHANVQPHSGSQANQAVYFSVLDPGDKILAMDLTHGGHLTHGSPVNMSGSYYDVVHYGVTKDREIIDYDQVEKLAKEHEPKLIIAGASAYPRVINFMRFKEIADEVGAYLMVDMAHIAGLVAADLHPNPVPHADFVTTTTHKTLRGTRGGMILCKEEHAKKIDKAIFPGIQGGPLMHIIAAKAVAFKEALTDEFNEYQHQIIKNAEKLATELKSYGMRLVSGGTDNHLMLVDLNNMDITGKDAETALDKVGITLNKNTIPYETRSPFVTSGIRIGTPAVTTRGMKEKEMKKIAEFIFEALKHAENDEKLAELKKEVHAFSDEFSENGSVEIFSK